A stretch of DNA from Fastidiosipila sp.:
GTGAGGGACAAAAATGAAGGCCTTGACCAAGCAGCGCGGCAGCTTGTTTTGGGCAATGAGCTCATTTCTGTCTACGAGAATCCCTATTCGTTTCCGATTGCCTTTACAGCTGACAGCCGCATCCTTGACTATTCGGGCATCCGCGGCAATCCCTTTTTCAACCAGAACCGTTTCGCAGAAGCTCTTTTCGGCAGGGCTTCCACGCTCTTTCAAGATCTGAAACCCGATGAATCCCAAGGAGATCTGCTGTCCTACTCGGGGGATTCTTCATTCAGGTTCAGCAAGCCTGCGAAAGATCACTCAGCAGACCTTGAGATCCTTTGGACTGCCCTGCAGACAGGACCCCATTTCCTGCACCTCGACCTGCACGGCCATGACACTGAAAAAATTGAAATCCTGATCGATGGAAACCGCATCAAGGCTGATGAGAAACAGAAGGGGATCATCGATCTTGGCACCGTGCATGGGGGCAAGAATGTCAATTTGTCCCTGCAGCTTTCCGCGTCAGCCCCGGAGTCGGGAACCCTTGAAGCCAGGATATCCTTTTTGGACACTGAGGTTCTGCGTGACCTGTCTCTTGAAGCAAACCGCCGTGGCATTGAAGACTTCACCATGAAAGAGGATCATTTTTTCGGTGAGATTACTGCGGAGGAAGAAAGTGTTTTGCTGGTTACTGTGCCCTGGGATCCCGGATGGAAAGCCTATGTGGACGGGGAAACGGTTGACATTCTCACAGTTGACCGCGCTTTGATGGCCATTCATCTTTCTGCAGGCCGCCACCGTGTCTTTTTCGCCTTTCTGCCTGTCGGTTTCCATGAAGGTTTCTATTTGACACTTGTGTCATCAGGCCTCCTTTTACTGGTGGCGGGCATCAGCCTGACAGCAGGATATTTTGGGAAAAACGGCGCCGGCAAGAAGCGCAGCGATAAAAGCGACAAGGAAGAGGACAGGGAAAGTGTGACGGTGAATACGTCTGGCCCGGACCCCCCATGATATGCTCAGGGCAGACGGATGGAGACGGCTCGGTGAAAGGGAGTGGTCTCATGAAAGATCTCAAGTTTTACTACTGCCAGGACGGTGACAACCTGGCCTACATGCTGAATGAAGGCAGTGGAAAGATGGTCTGTTGCGGGGAACCCATGTCACTGCTTCATGCCGGAACAACCGATACCATGCCTGACAAGCACATCCCGCGGGTGACCAGGGAAGCGGGAATGGTTCATGTGATCGTCGGAGAGGAAGAGCACCCCATGACGCCGCAGCGTCACATCTCCTGGATTGCTGCGGCCCAGGGTGACAAGGTACAGTTCCTGCATTTGCATCCGGGTGATGAACCCAAGGCGTCATTTCATGTCGAGGAAGGTCCTGTGCAGGTTTACGGGTTCTGCAATCTGCACGGTTTATGGATGACGGAAGCCTGACCGGTTCGGTTAACAGAAAAGAAGGCGGGCGCCCTAGCGCCCGCTTTCTTTTGACGTGGCACGTACAAGTTCTTCCTTTTCCTTAAAGGTCAGCTCCCTGTAACTGCCTTCAGGAAGCGAACCGAGCGTGATATGCATGATCCGGGTCCGGATCAGGTCCGTGACACGGTAGCCCAGCACCTCACACATGCGCCGGATCTGGCGGTTGAGACCCTGGCGCAGGACGATATGGAACTCGTATTCTCCTGTCATCCAGGCGGAGCAGGGGAGGGTGGTCCGGCCCAGGATCGGGACTCCTGTTTTTATGGTCTGCAGGAAATCCTGGCTGACTTTCCGGTCAACCGTCACCACGTACTCTTTTTCATGCCCAAAACGGCTGTGCATGATCCGGTGGGCCAGCCCGCCATCGTCGGTGAGCAGGATCAGGCCGCGTGAATCCCTGTCCAGCCTGCCGACCGTGAAAATGCGGCGGGGATAACCAATGAAGTCAATGATGTTGTCGCGCCTGGCGGGGTCACTTGTAGAAGTGATCCCTTTCGGTTTGTGAAAGGCAAGAACTACCCCCGGCTGAGGAGAAGGAGGTTCAAGCGGACGGCCGTCAACGGTGACCCTGTCACCGGTTTCAATCATCATGCCGGTGGAAGCGGGCATGCCGTTGACCAGAACCCGGCCCTCCCGGATCAGCCTGTCCGCCTGACGGCGGCTGCAAAGACCGGAAGATGCGATAAAGCGGTTAATCCTCATGGCCTGAAAAATCGGCTGTTTCGTCAGCATAGGGAATCAGGAGCTTGAAGTCGGATCCCTGACCCTTTACGCTTTGAACCAGGAGGTCATAGCCCAGCTGGCGGGAAATTTCCCTGGCAATGGACAATCCAAGTCCGGTTCCCGGCTTCTGGTGTGCCTTGTCCTCTTTGAAAAAGCGGTCAAAAACGTGATCAATATCCTGCTCATCAATTCCGCTGCCGGTATCTTCGACGGAAATCGAGGCGCCGTTGTAGTCCCTGGCAATCTTGATGGTGATGGTTCCGCCCGGCTGTGTGAATTTGATGGCATTATCAATCAATATAACCAGGATTTGTTCAATCCGGTCTGAATTACCCCAAACGGGGGGCGGATCATCGTCAAGACCGACCGTTTCCAGTTTCAGACCCTGATCCGCGATGACGCCTTCAAAGTTATTGGCGACATCTTTGGCGACGGAAGCCAGACTGACGGGACCTTGTTCAACCGGGGTCGTGTCTGCCTGGATACGGGACAATTCCAGCATGTCGTTGATCAGGCGGGACAGGCGCAGCGTCTCGCGCAAAAGGATCTCGTGATAACGTTTCTGGTCTTCGGGAGAGGTCACCATGCCCTCCGTCAAGGGTTCCAGCAGACCTCTCATGGCAGTAAGGGGTGTACGCAGCTCGTGAGAAACATTCGCCACGTATTCCCGCCGCGTCTGCTCCAAGCGCTCTGCCTGGGTGATGTCACGGAAAAGGCCGACGGCGCCGTTGACGACTTGCAGTCCGCTCACCAGGGGCGTAATGACGATCTGGATTTGCCGGTGATCCTTGGCGATGACACAGGTCACGGTTTTGTTCGCATCCATGGCCTCATTGAAAAAGTGATCGATCCGGCTTTCCCGAAGCAGAATTTCGGGGTCGGTCCGGCCGGCATGATGCTTGTCAAGTCCGAAGACTGAATATAGCCGGTCGTTATACTGCATAATACTGCCGTTGCGGTTGACGGCGACAATGCCCTCGCCAATTCCGTCAATGATCTGCTTAAGGCGGACGGCATGGTCGCGCAGCTGCTGGAAAGATTCCGACAGATCTTCGGCCATGATGTTGATGGTACGGGCGAGCTCTCCGATTTCACCTTCCTGGCTTTCATCGGCCCGTCTTGAGAAATCACCGCGGCTCAAGGCCAGGGTTACGCTCCGGATCGACTCGATGGGCTGTACAATGCGAAAAGCGGCAATGATGACAGGAATCACCATGATGACCAGGACAATGAGTGAGGATGTGAGGAGGGCGAAGTTCAGGCTCTGGATACCTGCGCCCACCTCTTTCATGGGTTGCACGAAGATGGTGGTTCCCTTTCGTTGCGCACCGTCCTGTCCGATGGGAACAGAAAGGACGAGAAAACGGTCGCCCGCCAGAGGCAGATTAATGTGACTCAGCTTATGCGGATCCTCTGCCTTGGACAACAGCTTGTGCTCTTTGAGGGCAACAGATTCGAGGTCCTCTGCAAGCCCGGTCAGCGGTTCTGGCAAGGGCGTATGGTAGCGCACACCCTGGTCATCCACGATGTAGATCCAGTTGCCGAAGAGTTCGTAGGAGTGTTCGATCAGATCGATGCAAAAGGTCAACCCGTTTTCACTGAACACATTCTCGGAAATCAGATTGGCACGGGGCAGCAGCTCTCTTGCCTTGATGCGGTTAAAAACCGGATTGGCAACGAAACTGTAAAAGATGGCAGTCAGAACCGTCCACAGCATGAGAGCAGCAATCAATAACAAAAAAATGCGTCGGACCAGGAAACGGTTTTTCATTTCAAATCAGGAGGTCGCCTCAAATTTGTAGCCGACCCCGTAGACGGTGATTAAGCCGTACTTTGGATTATCGCTGTCGATCTTCTGCCTGATTCTCTTGATGTGCGTGTCAACCGTCCGGGTGTCGCCGAAATAGTCGTAACCCCAGACCTTGGACAAAATCTGCTCGCGGTCCATGACCTGGCCTGCGTGAGAGGCAAGCAGGTAAAGAATTTCCACTTCCTTGGGCGTGAAGGCGACCACCTGGTCATTGACCTTGACCTGGTAGTTGTCCAGGTTGATCTCCAGGCCATCGAAGCGGAGAATGGAAGGCTTCTGGCCGGATTCCGTATCCTGAATCCGGCGAAAGAGCGCCTTGATCCGGGCGATGACTTCACGCGGACTGAAGGGCTTGACGATGTAATCGTCGGCGCCCAGCTCCAATCCCAGGACCCGGTCGATCTCCTCTCCCTTGGCCGTCAGCATGATAATGGGCACATTGCTGGTTTTACGAATGGTACGGCAGACATCAGTGCCGGACATCTTGGGCATCATGAGATCCAGGATGATGAGGTCGGGTTTTTCATGCAGGGCTTTCTCGAGTGCCTCTTCCCCGTCATACGCAGAGGAGTGCGGGAAGTGCTCTGCGTCAAGGTAGAGCCCGAGCGATTCATGGACGACGGGATCGTCGTCGCAGATCAGAATATGAGGTGTGGTGGACATGGATAACCTCCTGGCGCCAAATGAATGGATCACAACGACCTCATTATATAACATGCGGCCCGGGCATTTTTCAGACCCCTTGACCCGCCTGCAGGTCTGCGTGCTATTCTCATGGTATGCCTGCCCCCTACAAGACGCCGCCCATCATTTATGAGGACAATCACCTCCTGCTTGCCGCCAAGCCGCCCGGCATCCCCTCCCAATCGGGCCGGACGGCGGTACCCGATATGCTTGAGCTTCTGAAACGGGATCTGGAGATCCGCTACAGGAAACCGGGCAAGGCTTATCTGGGCCTGGTTCACCGTCTGGATCAGCCTGTCAGCGGTTTGATGGTTTTCGCCAAGACCTCCAAGGCTGCCTCCCGCCTCTCCCGGGCTTTCCGTACGCGCCAAGTGCAAAAACTCTACCTGGCCATCGTCAGAGGACAGCCTGAAGGCGATCAGGGAAGCATGCGGGATATCCTGTCCCGAAAAGAGATTGGCGGCCGCGTAAGACGGCAGATCAGTGATCAGGAAGGCTGCGAAGCGGTCTTGAATTGGCGGGTGCTGTCACGGGATCAGGGCAGGGGGGAGGCCTTGCTCCTGATCGAACTGATCACGGGCAGACGGCATCAGATCCGCGCCCAGATGGCCACACACGGCCTTCCCTTGCTGGGAGACCGGCGTTACGGCCTGATGGATGAAAGGGACCGGATTGTGCCTACCATCGCTCTGCATGCCTGTGGCCTCAGTTTTCCTCACCCGGTGAGCGGGGAGACCATGACCTTCCGCCTGGCGCCTGACATCAATCCATCCTTTTCAGAGGAGGATGCACTTGCATTTGAGGCTGGCTGCCTTTAATCACTTTTCCCTTCAGGCCATTTCCCATAGTAGGCGCTCACCAAAGGGCGGTAGCCGCAGGCTTTCAGCATGCTGTAGGGTACTTTGGCAAGCGAGGCCTTATTGTGCCTGCCTGTCACCAGATAGCGCTGGTATTGCTGCATAAAGGCATCGATCCGCCGGAGCGAGGCATCAGTTGTCAGCAGTGGGAAGAACCAGCTCGACCAGCAAAGATCGCGCCCTTCCCTGCTGTAGAATTTCCTGTTGAATTTGCGGTTGAAGGCCTTGAGCGCACGCTCGGGCTCAGCTCCCTTGCGCAGCATCCAGCGTCGGAGTGAGCGGGCGGCCCGCCGGATGCGGCCCATCAATTTTTTAACGGTTGCCGGTGCAATATCGATTGCGCCATTTTCATATTGAAAACCGAGAAAAGACCAGGCGGCACCCGGTGGGACCATCTCTTCCTTCTTTTCATTGGTCTCAAGTCGGTAACGGTCCAGGAAGCCGTTCAAAACGGCCTGATGACGGAGCAGGTTTTCGTAGGTGTCAAAAAAGATGATATCGTCGGAATAGCGGGCATAGCGGACCTGCTCACCTGCGAAATGGAAATCCACTTCTTTCAGATACAGGTTGGCCAGAAAAGGAGAGGTGGGGGTCCCTGCCATGACGCCCCGGGCTTCCCTGATTACCTGCCCCTTCCAGAGCGCCCGGTTATCACCGATTAAGGAAAGAAGCAGTTGTAACAGAGGCGGGTCATCCATGATCTCCGCCCGGAGGATATCTGACAGGAGAATGGTATCAATGCTGTTGAAGTAATTTCGGATATCCGTCTTATAGCACCAGAGTGATGAAATGTCCGGATCCCGCGCCAGTCCGGTAAAGGCCTGGCGTACCCCGATCTCCCTTCTGAAGGCATAACAATTGGGTGCCAGCAGGTTGTCATACCGATAAAGCAGGTAGGCCAGCAGTTTGAGGATCATATTTTCATGGAAGGAGAAGGTATAAACGACTCGTTTTTTGTCCGTACCCATTTTGCTCAATTCGCGACGTTCGGGAATGCCAAAAATATAGGAACCGTTGATGATCTGCCGGGCCATGGGCAGGTAGGCACGGTCCTGGATGAAGTCCGTCAGGGCTTTTGCCTCTTCCCGGCCAAGCAGGCCACGGGCACATTTGTAATCGAGAAATTCGATCCAAATCTCATCCTGAGCCAATTTTTCCAGCATAATGACCCCACAGATAAACACAGCCCCGTCTGGACGGGGCTGCGTACAGTGGGAAAGCCTTTGAAGGCCACGTTGTGGCCACGGAACCACACTGGCACACCGCCGTCTGCACAGCTCTTCTCGTGTGCCGCTTCGTTCCCTTGCAGACGTCCGAAAACATCCCACTGGTTTACTTGGATTATGGCGGAGCCGAAAGATGCTGTCAAGATTGAAACGATCAGAGCAGCCACAATACCCTCCGGAATATTGACGACGTCATTCCGGGGGAATACTATGAAATTGGCGCAGGCG
This window harbors:
- a CDS encoding desulfoferrodoxin Dfx, which encodes MKDLKFYYCQDGDNLAYMLNEGSGKMVCCGEPMSLLHAGTTDTMPDKHIPRVTREAGMVHVIVGEEEHPMTPQRHISWIAAAQGDKVQFLHLHPGDEPKASFHVEEGPVQVYGFCNLHGLWMTEA
- a CDS encoding pseudouridine synthase, encoding MRINRFIASSGLCSRRQADRLIREGRVLVNGMPASTGMMIETGDRVTVDGRPLEPPSPQPGVVLAFHKPKGITSTSDPARRDNIIDFIGYPRRIFTVGRLDRDSRGLILLTDDGGLAHRIMHSRFGHEKEYVVTVDRKVSQDFLQTIKTGVPILGRTTLPCSAWMTGEYEFHIVLRQGLNRQIRRMCEVLGYRVTDLIRTRIMHITLGSLPEGSYRELTFKEKEELVRATSKESGR
- a CDS encoding cell wall metabolism sensor histidine kinase WalK codes for the protein MKNRFLVRRIFLLLIAALMLWTVLTAIFYSFVANPVFNRIKARELLPRANLISENVFSENGLTFCIDLIEHSYELFGNWIYIVDDQGVRYHTPLPEPLTGLAEDLESVALKEHKLLSKAEDPHKLSHINLPLAGDRFLVLSVPIGQDGAQRKGTTIFVQPMKEVGAGIQSLNFALLTSSLIVLVIMVIPVIIAAFRIVQPIESIRSVTLALSRGDFSRRADESQEGEIGELARTINIMAEDLSESFQQLRDHAVRLKQIIDGIGEGIVAVNRNGSIMQYNDRLYSVFGLDKHHAGRTDPEILLRESRIDHFFNEAMDANKTVTCVIAKDHRQIQIVITPLVSGLQVVNGAVGLFRDITQAERLEQTRREYVANVSHELRTPLTAMRGLLEPLTEGMVTSPEDQKRYHEILLRETLRLSRLINDMLELSRIQADTTPVEQGPVSLASVAKDVANNFEGVIADQGLKLETVGLDDDPPPVWGNSDRIEQILVILIDNAIKFTQPGGTITIKIARDYNGASISVEDTGSGIDEQDIDHVFDRFFKEDKAHQKPGTGLGLSIAREISRQLGYDLLVQSVKGQGSDFKLLIPYADETADFSGHED
- a CDS encoding response regulator transcription factor — protein: MSTTPHILICDDDPVVHESLGLYLDAEHFPHSSAYDGEEALEKALHEKPDLIILDLMMPKMSGTDVCRTIRKTSNVPIIMLTAKGEEIDRVLGLELGADDYIVKPFSPREVIARIKALFRRIQDTESGQKPSILRFDGLEINLDNYQVKVNDQVVAFTPKEVEILYLLASHAGQVMDREQILSKVWGYDYFGDTRTVDTHIKRIRQKIDSDNPKYGLITVYGVGYKFEATS
- a CDS encoding RluA family pseudouridine synthase; the encoded protein is MPAPYKTPPIIYEDNHLLLAAKPPGIPSQSGRTAVPDMLELLKRDLEIRYRKPGKAYLGLVHRLDQPVSGLMVFAKTSKAASRLSRAFRTRQVQKLYLAIVRGQPEGDQGSMRDILSRKEIGGRVRRQISDQEGCEAVLNWRVLSRDQGRGEALLLIELITGRRHQIRAQMATHGLPLLGDRRYGLMDERDRIVPTIALHACGLSFPHPVSGETMTFRLAPDINPSFSEEDALAFEAGCL
- a CDS encoding RNA-directed DNA polymerase, with translation MLEKLAQDEIWIEFLDYKCARGLLGREEAKALTDFIQDRAYLPMARQIINGSYIFGIPERRELSKMGTDKKRVVYTFSFHENMILKLLAYLLYRYDNLLAPNCYAFRREIGVRQAFTGLARDPDISSLWCYKTDIRNYFNSIDTILLSDILRAEIMDDPPLLQLLLSLIGDNRALWKGQVIREARGVMAGTPTSPFLANLYLKEVDFHFAGEQVRYARYSDDIIFFDTYENLLRHQAVLNGFLDRYRLETNEKKEEMVPPGAAWSFLGFQYENGAIDIAPATVKKLMGRIRRAARSLRRWMLRKGAEPERALKAFNRKFNRKFYSREGRDLCWSSWFFPLLTTDASLRRIDAFMQQYQRYLVTGRHNKASLAKVPYSMLKACGYRPLVSAYYGKWPEGKSD